The DNA sequence CCCATTCTAGTCGGTGGTACTGTAGTAGCTAATGTAGGAGGTGTATTAAAACATTTTTCTATTAATCGAAGCCATTTGGAAGATGATGCGGGTACTTTAAAGCATTTTAGCACATTTACAGGTGTTGATTACAATAGAGCAGGAGTAGCATTGATAGAAATTGTCTCAGAGCCTTGTATGCATGCCCCTAAAGAAGCAGTGGCCTATTCTATGGCTATTAAAGCTATTTTAGAATATCTAGACGTCTCTGATTGTAATATGGATGAAGGTTCTTTTCGCATTGATTGTAACATTTCTGTCAGAAAGAAAGAAGAACAGATCTTGCGTACAAAAATTGAGATCAAAAATCTCAACTCTTTTAACAATATGGAAATGGCGCTTGAATCAGAGATTCGCAGACAGATCCGTGAATATACCCTACATCCACAAAAAGACTTTTATGAAGTAATATCTCAAGGGACCTATCGTTTTGATCCAGAGAAGAAAGAAACCGTTTTAATGCGTGAAAAAGAAGATGCTGATGATTATCGTTATTTTCCAGAACCAGATCTTCCTCCCATTTTACTCAAAGAAGAAGAAATTAAAGAAATTAAAGCTAATTTACCAGAATTGCCGTATCAAAGATACAATCGTTATTTACAAGAATTAGAACTTCCTGAGTCTGCTGCAGCTTTTTTAATTAACGATAAAAAGCTCGCTGATTATTTTGAAGAAGCACTTAAAATCTGCTTTAGCCCTAAAAACATATGTAATTGGATGATCATAGAGTTTGCTGGGCGCTTTAAAGATACAGGAAGCAGTCTCATTTGCTCAGGAATTGGACCTAGCGATGTAGGTAAGCTTGTCAAAATGATTGAATCAAATGTTATTACCGGAAAGATTGCTAAGAGCGTTGCTGACGATATGTGTAAAGATCCTGGGACAGATCCTGAAAAAATCGTAAAACAAAATCCTGACTATCAACCCCTACAAGATATTTCAAGCATTACGCTTTTAGTGGATAAGGTTTTAGAGAATAACCCACAATCCATTTCTGATTTTCATGCTGGAAAAGCAAGAGCCTTTGATTTCTTAGTTGGACAAGTCATGAAGTTATGTAAAGGTAAAGCATCTCCTACTATAGTAAATGAAATTTTGACTAAAAAGCTAAAGCGTCCTTAATAAATTGGAGTATTCACTATTTGTGAAAGGACATAAGCTTTTTTATAGAGGCTCTAGAACTTTATCCTCTTGTAAAGAAGGACCTGGATTTTATGTTGATTGCTGTAAAAAATCATCCTTTTCTCATATATAGTGCTGATTCTGATTTAATGAAAAACCTAGAATTTTTATCAAGAGCTATAGAAGTTTGCCCTATTTTCATTTAGGCATAGCTCAAATAAGGCCCGAAGTTTTTTAAAAGCTCTTGCAATATTTAAGCTAGAAATTGACTACCGAAGGCTCTTGCAAGATGTGTTTCTTTAAATCTTTTATTTGTTCTTTAGATAAATTGGTAGCTTGAGCAACCAGATCAGCTCCACAGCCTGCCTGCAATAGGCGTTTTGCTGTTTGCATTTTTTCTTTTTTTAATGCCTATAGTTTCACCTTCAGCCTTAGCATCATAACTTTCCTGTGCCCTAGCAGCCTTATTATCCATATGAATACGCTTCAATTCTTCATAAGTAGCAAGCTCATTCTCACTCCAATTAAACTGATCGAGTGCAGTATATGCTCTATGAATAATGGTATCACTGCCCATAATCCTCTTCAATTCTTCCTCGGTGGTTTCATGAGCATGCCTGAAAAAGTAACACCATTTTTCTTCTATGGAAGAGAGTTCTTCTTTGCTTTTATGGAATTTAGGCAGTTCAATAAAGGTAAAGTAGAAGTCTTTAAGATCGTGCTCATAGGTTACTTTATCGAGTATGACATGATCTGATTTGTAATGGGATTTGTTGGGAAAAATGATGCAATCAGCAATAGCTATGAAGATAATTTCTTTGAAATCGTGGTACTCATCTCCAATGTTTGCTTGATTGCCATACACCTGAGAGGCGTAATATTGCGCGCGCTTTTCAAATCCTCTAGATTTTGTCACTTGCATCTCAATAATGTATTTGACTCCCTTTTTGTCTTTGCATAAAACATCGACAATGCTCTGTTTTTTGACAGCGATTTTAGGGTCTAGAATGGGGGATAAAAACTCGATATCTACAATGCTTTGATCTTCAGAAAAACCGAGGATGTCATTTAAGAAATGAAGCAGAATGTCTTTGTTTTTTTCTGTACCGAATATTTTCTTAAAGGCTATATCGTTTTTTGGGTCTAAATATTTGAAAAGAGCCATATTTAATCCTTAAAATCTGTTACCAGTTCTTTATTGTATAATAAGCTGGCTTTAGCAATCCAGAAATTTACAATCACACAGCGATTGCATTTTAGCTTATCTTATTATAGCAAGATCAAGTTGGTAAATGAAATTTTGACCAAAAAGCTAAAGTAACTATACTGCGGATAAAAGCATAAGAGATTTTATTCTCTATTTTTTATCAGTCATGAGTTGGCAAATATTGCTGCAAAGTTTTTTTGTGTTATGCGCATGCACGGGTTGTTACTTTAACCGTGCTGTAATAGATCCGTATAGCTATGCCTGTTTTACACCTCCTTGTCGCGAAGTCAACCCCTGCATCTTAGAGCAATACCCTGCTGAGCTTTTAGAAAAAAAAGAACCTTACGGACTTGCTGAACTAATCGCCATCGCTTTAAAGAACAATCCTCAAACAAGATCTAGCTGGGCAAAAGCACTTGCTTCTGCAGCAGTTTATGGTCAAAAACAAAGCGTTTTTTTTCCTAATATAACTGGCTCTTTTCAAGCCATACGCGCAAGACAACCGGAAATTGAGGCAACTTCGATAATAACCCCTCAGTCCATTTTTGGAACAACACAATCCCCTGAGGCTCTTCAATCAGGAAGAGGTGCTACTGATATTTATTTTGGCACTTGGGGTCCTATGCTCTCTTTATCTTATTTATTATTTGATTTCGGCACACAGAAAGCAAATGCAGAAGCAGCTCGTTATTCATTAGAACAAGCACAATTTCAATATAATGATAGTATTCAATCTTTGTTAAAAACCGTGATTACAGATTTTTATAGTTATTTATATCAAAAAGAACTACTACAAGCAAACGCAGCAAATGTGCTTAATGCAGAGTTTACTCTAGATGCTACAGAACAAGGCCTTCATTCAGGTGTACGTCCTTTATCTGATTTTCTACAAGCAAAGACACAATTACTTTCTCAGAAAACAAACTGGGCTGCACAAAAGCAAGAGCTTGAACTAGCTTTTGCAACTTTACTAAATGATATAGGCCTTCCTTCTTACATGTCTTTGCAAACACAAGAATTGCCTAAAGAACTACCCAAAAATGACCTTATATTGCCTCTAGAAACCTTAATCAGCATTGGTATACAAAATAGAGCTGATCTATTGTCCGCCGAAAGCGCTCTTCGTTCTCAAGAACAAATGGTCAAAATGACCAAGCGACAAGTTTTACCTCAATTAAATTATCAGTTTGAAATAGGTAAAACCTACTTTTCTTTTGATGGCAATGTCGCTCATGATAAATACAATTTTATTAGTACATTTAACGTAAGTATGCCTATTTTTTCTGGTTTTTACTACCGCAATGCGATTAAACAAGCTGAGTCTAATGTAGTAGTCGCAGAAGAAACACTTAAAAGTCTGCAATTAAATGCTATGAAAGAAATTACCGTTGCTCATTCTAATATTCACACCGTCTTTGAAACACTCAATTGGGCTGCAGAATTTTTATCTGCTGCAGAAGAACAGTACGCGGTTGCTTTAAGCGGTTATCAACAAGGTACTCAAACCATTCTTGATCTTATATCTGCTCAAACATCTCTTGTCGATGCAAGAGCTCAAAAAGCACAAGCTATGCAAGACTGGTACCTTGCTTTAGCCAACTTAAGCTATGCCACAGGTTTGATTTCCCCAAACACCATCTACTCTTTAGGAGATCTTTTCGAATGAACTGGATGAAACTTCTTCTTCTTTGCTCTTTATTATATAGCTGTCAAAAAAAGCCTCAAGTGGTTAAACCACATGAAGTAGTTGCAACACGTGCTCTTAAACAATCCGTGCAAATATATAAAGATTATGTGGGAACAATTACCGCCAAATCTAGTATTCAGATTCATGCTCAAGTCTCTGGTATTCTGGTTGGACAATATTTTATGGAAGGACAGTTTGTACAAAAAGGAGATTTATTGCTTGTTATTGATCCAAGACCCTATCAAGCTTCACTAGACAAAGCAAAAGCAGAGTATTTTCAGACATTCACGCAGTTTAAGTTAGCAGAAGATACGCTGCAAAGATATGCAAAGCTAGCAGAACAAGATTATATCTCTCAGCTTAATTATGACCAACACATGGCTAACTTCTTAGAGCAAAAAGCAGTGGTAGGACAATCTGTTGCAGATTTAGAAAATGCTAAAATCAATTTAAAATATTGCTATATTCACTCTCCTATTGATGCTATTACAGGCAAGTTACAATTTAAACCCGGTAATTACATTGATACTAATCAAGATACTACGCTTACTCTGCTAAATCAGATAGATCCCATTTTAGTAGACTTTTCCGTTCCTGAAAGCGATTTGTTTTCTATTCAAAAATGCTCTCAAAAATCCTTTTTGAAGTTATACATCTTTCCTACTTTAGAGCACACTACGTGCTTTGAAGGACAATTAACACTCATTGACAATCAAATTAATACGGCAACAGGAGCTGCCTTATTAGAAGGAACACTTGATAATCACGATCATTTGCTATGGCCTGGGCATTTTGTAGATGTAAGGCTTGTATTAGAGGAAAAAGAGTCTCTCATTCTTCCTTCTCAAGCAATAGGCGTTGGGCAAAACGGACATTATGTATATACCATCAATAAGAACATGGAAGTAGAAATCACACCGGTTATCATCGGTCAACGCTATGAAAATGGAACCACCGGTATCGAATCAGGAATTAGCACTAATGACATCGTTGTTGCACAAGGACTTCTTGATCTTTATCCCGGTAAAAAGGTCAATATACAAATGTGGTCAAATAACAAAGAGGCATTGTGAATTTCTCCTCTTTATTCATCAAACGCCCTGTAATGACAACTCTTGTCATGCTGACAATAGCTTTTTTTGGAGTTTTATCTTATTTTAAACTCCCTGTCAGTGACCTACCTGATATCGACTTTCCTACTATCACAGTAACGGTAGACTATCCTGGAGCAAATCCGGAAACCATTTCTAATAATGTAGTGGTTCCCTTAGAACAGCAATTTACTACTATCGAAGCAATCTCTTCGATTTCTTCTACTAGCTATACAGGAAATGCTACGATTGTTCTGCAATTTGATTTAGATCGAAATATAGATCTTGCTGCAGCTGATGTACAAGCAGCTATTAATGCAGCAAGCTCTCAACTGCCTAAAGATCTACCCTACGCTCCCATTTATACAAAAACCAATCCTACTGCTACTTCTCTTTTATTTTTTATCGTTACCTCTCCTGTTTTAACCAGAGGGGAATTGTACAATTATAGCTACACGTTTCTTTCTCAAAGATTAAGTATAATAGAAGGAGTATCACAGGTATTAATCTATGGATCTCCACAAGCGGTTCGCCTTAGAGTTGATCCACAGAAACTAGCAGCTAGAAAACTTGATTTAAATGATGTAGCTAATGCTGTTGTAACAGCAAATGTACAAATACCCGTCGGCACTTTATTTAGCCCTACACAAGAGTTCACCCTTAATGTCGATGGGCAATTAGATAAAGCAACCCTCTACGATCCTATTATCATTAAAGCTCAAGACGGATCCATTGTGCGCTTTTGCGATATTGGCAAAGCTATAGATAGTGTTCTTAACGACAAGCTTTCCGTACAATTTTTTGAAAAAGGATATACAGCTCCATCTGTTGGCCTTGCCATCCGCAAAAGACCGGGAGCTAATACCTTATCGGTTATTCAGAAAGTCAATCAAATTCTACCTAGCCTATCTACACAATTACCTAGCTCTTTGCGTTTGGTAAGAGTTTTTGATCAATCAGAGTACATACTTGAATCAGTTCATGAAGTACAGATGACTTTATTGATAGCCATTGCACTAGTTGCTATCGTGATTTTCTTCTACTTAGGCAATCTAAGAGATACGCTTATTCCTCTGATCGTGATTCCTTTATCGATTTTAGGTGCTTTTATTATCATTTTAAAGCTAGGCTTTACCCTTAACATTTTATCTCTACTTGGTATTACACTAGCAGTTGGCTATCTAGTAGATGATGCTGTTGTTGTATTAGAAAATATCACACGCCACGTTGAAATGGGAGAACCTGTCATAGATGCTACCTTAAAAGGAGCTAAAGAGATTTTTTTTACCATTCTATCAATGACTCTTTGTTTATGTGTAGTCTTTATTCCCATTATTTTCATGCAAGGAATTATCGGACGGATATTGTATGAATTTGCAATGACCATTGTTATTACCGTCTTCATTTCAGGAATTCTTTCTTTAACTTTAACCCCTCTTCTATGCAGTAAATTAATTCGCAAAGCAAATCAGGAAAAAAAAACAAATTTTGCAACCTATCACCGCAGAATGCTTCTTCTCTATGAAAAATCTCTGAACTGGGCTTTAAACCATCCTAAAATCATTTTAGGGCTAGGAGTATTAAGCCTGGGCTTATCGACAATTTTAATGATCAAACTTCCCAAAGACTTTTTACCATCAGATGATATTGGCCTTATTCAAGGATACCTACAAACAGTAGATGGGACTTCTCCTTTAGCTGTTTCTGAATCTAACAATCAATTAGCTGACATCTTATCACAAGACGAAAATATCGCTTCTGTCGTATCGGTTGGAGGTTACCCACAAGATAATGAAGGTTTTTTATATATTCGTTTAAAGCCCTTAAAAGAACGCCTTTCTCTTAAACCTCTACTAACACACATGTACTCTTTAGTGCATAAAATACCGGGAACAAATGTCTTTTTAAAACCACAGCCACTAATTAACTTGGAAGTAGGAACGACATCTAGTAAATCTGACTATCAATATACCATGCAAAGTCTATCAGAAGAAGAACTCTACAAATACGCGCCTATCATGCAAAAAAAACTTGCAGAACTTCCTTTTTTAAGTCATGTAAATAGCGATTTAGATATTACCCAACCCAGATGTCAAGTTCATATTTTACGTGACAGGGCATCTTTCTATCAGATCAGTGCATTACAAGTGGAGCAAGCTCTTAATTTAGCTTATGCTACAAGTAATCTCTCTCCTATCAATACTTCAAGCTACCAATACTATGCCATCATGGAAACCTTTCCGAAGTTCTATCGCGATCCCAGCTCTTTATCCCAACTGTGGTTGCGCTCTGCATTAGGAAAAATGGTACCCCTAACAGCTATTACCAACATAAAAGAGAGCACAGGCCCATTAACGGTAAATCATCTTAATGCATCCCCTTCTGCTACTATTTCCTTTAATTTAGTCGATACAGCGTTAAGTAGCGCTTTGGATAAAATTCATGCAATCGCAAAACAAACTCTTCCTAATACTGTTAAAGGAACTGTGCAAGGAAGCGCTAGTGTGTTTAAAACCTCTTTTGCTAACTTGCAATCTCTACTTTTAATCACCTTTTTTCTCATTTATATTATCCTAGGGATTCTCTATGAAAATTTCTTTTCACCTGTTACGGTAATGTCTACCCTAGCTCCTGCTGCAGTTGGAGGACTTTTAAGTCTTATTTTATTCCATCAAAGCTTTTCTCTTTATGCTTTTGTTGGTGTGATCATGTTATTTGGAATTGTTCTAAAAAATGGCATCATTTTAATTGATTTTGCTAACCAAGCTCTTTTAAA is a window from the Candidatus Rhabdochlamydia porcellionis genome containing:
- the gatB gene encoding Asp-tRNA(Asn)/Glu-tRNA(Gln) amidotransferase subunit GatB; this encodes MSEICYEDWQPVIGLEIHAQLNTKSKLFSPAANHFGDEPNTNISTVCTGQPGALPVLNKEAVHKAVLFGCAVGSEVSLSSQFDRKSYFYPDSPRNFQITQFYKPILVGGTVVANVGGVLKHFSINRSHLEDDAGTLKHFSTFTGVDYNRAGVALIEIVSEPCMHAPKEAVAYSMAIKAILEYLDVSDCNMDEGSFRIDCNISVRKKEEQILRTKIEIKNLNSFNNMEMALESEIRRQIREYTLHPQKDFYEVISQGTYRFDPEKKETVLMREKEDADDYRYFPEPDLPPILLKEEEIKEIKANLPELPYQRYNRYLQELELPESAAAFLINDKKLADYFEEALKICFSPKNICNWMIIEFAGRFKDTGSSLICSGIGPSDVGKLVKMIESNVITGKIAKSVADDMCKDPGTDPEKIVKQNPDYQPLQDISSITLLVDKVLENNPQSISDFHAGKARAFDFLVGQVMKLCKGKASPTIVNEILTKKLKRP
- a CDS encoding DUF4116 domain-containing protein encodes the protein MLIAVKNHPFLIYSADSDLMKNLEFLSRAIEVCPIFI
- a CDS encoding TolC family protein, which codes for MLQSFFVLCACTGCYFNRAVIDPYSYACFTPPCREVNPCILEQYPAELLEKKEPYGLAELIAIALKNNPQTRSSWAKALASAAVYGQKQSVFFPNITGSFQAIRARQPEIEATSIITPQSIFGTTQSPEALQSGRGATDIYFGTWGPMLSLSYLLFDFGTQKANAEAARYSLEQAQFQYNDSIQSLLKTVITDFYSYLYQKELLQANAANVLNAEFTLDATEQGLHSGVRPLSDFLQAKTQLLSQKTNWAAQKQELELAFATLLNDIGLPSYMSLQTQELPKELPKNDLILPLETLISIGIQNRADLLSAESALRSQEQMVKMTKRQVLPQLNYQFEIGKTYFSFDGNVAHDKYNFISTFNVSMPIFSGFYYRNAIKQAESNVVVAEETLKSLQLNAMKEITVAHSNIHTVFETLNWAAEFLSAAEEQYAVALSGYQQGTQTILDLISAQTSLVDARAQKAQAMQDWYLALANLSYATGLISPNTIYSLGDLFE
- a CDS encoding efflux RND transporter periplasmic adaptor subunit; translation: MNWMKLLLLCSLLYSCQKKPQVVKPHEVVATRALKQSVQIYKDYVGTITAKSSIQIHAQVSGILVGQYFMEGQFVQKGDLLLVIDPRPYQASLDKAKAEYFQTFTQFKLAEDTLQRYAKLAEQDYISQLNYDQHMANFLEQKAVVGQSVADLENAKINLKYCYIHSPIDAITGKLQFKPGNYIDTNQDTTLTLLNQIDPILVDFSVPESDLFSIQKCSQKSFLKLYIFPTLEHTTCFEGQLTLIDNQINTATGAALLEGTLDNHDHLLWPGHFVDVRLVLEEKESLILPSQAIGVGQNGHYVYTINKNMEVEITPVIIGQRYENGTTGIESGISTNDIVVAQGLLDLYPGKKVNIQMWSNNKEAL
- a CDS encoding efflux RND transporter permease subunit, which encodes MNFSSLFIKRPVMTTLVMLTIAFFGVLSYFKLPVSDLPDIDFPTITVTVDYPGANPETISNNVVVPLEQQFTTIEAISSISSTSYTGNATIVLQFDLDRNIDLAAADVQAAINAASSQLPKDLPYAPIYTKTNPTATSLLFFIVTSPVLTRGELYNYSYTFLSQRLSIIEGVSQVLIYGSPQAVRLRVDPQKLAARKLDLNDVANAVVTANVQIPVGTLFSPTQEFTLNVDGQLDKATLYDPIIIKAQDGSIVRFCDIGKAIDSVLNDKLSVQFFEKGYTAPSVGLAIRKRPGANTLSVIQKVNQILPSLSTQLPSSLRLVRVFDQSEYILESVHEVQMTLLIAIALVAIVIFFYLGNLRDTLIPLIVIPLSILGAFIIILKLGFTLNILSLLGITLAVGYLVDDAVVVLENITRHVEMGEPVIDATLKGAKEIFFTILSMTLCLCVVFIPIIFMQGIIGRILYEFAMTIVITVFISGILSLTLTPLLCSKLIRKANQEKKTNFATYHRRMLLLYEKSLNWALNHPKIILGLGVLSLGLSTILMIKLPKDFLPSDDIGLIQGYLQTVDGTSPLAVSESNNQLADILSQDENIASVVSVGGYPQDNEGFLYIRLKPLKERLSLKPLLTHMYSLVHKIPGTNVFLKPQPLINLEVGTTSSKSDYQYTMQSLSEEELYKYAPIMQKKLAELPFLSHVNSDLDITQPRCQVHILRDRASFYQISALQVEQALNLAYATSNLSPINTSSYQYYAIMETFPKFYRDPSSLSQLWLRSALGKMVPLTAITNIKESTGPLTVNHLNASPSATISFNLVDTALSSALDKIHAIAKQTLPNTVKGTVQGSASVFKTSFANLQSLLLITFFLIYIILGILYENFFSPVTVMSTLAPAAVGGLLSLILFHQSFSLYAFVGVIMLFGIVLKNGIILIDFANQALLKKTAHEAIFEACLTRFRPILMTTFAAMMGAVPIAVGIGGTIAKTRQPLGIVIVGGLLFSQVVTLYLTPVVYLYIKKLEEKFSLCSKNLPS